One part of the Streptomyces ferrugineus genome encodes these proteins:
- a CDS encoding heavy metal translocating P-type ATPase translates to MPALESLLLADTLVALTVGGAFRLAGATDLADLCWALGTIVAVGPAVGWVLGALRRGQAGVDLIAVLALAGTLAVGEYLAGSLIALMLASGRTLEAAARRRASHDLRALLEHAPRTARRRTGTEVRMVPLGEVAVGDLLVVGPGEVVPVDGIVVRDPAVLDESVLTGEPLAVRRAPGRSVRSGAVNAGGAFELRASATERDSTYAGIVRLARQAGAQSAPVVRLADRYAAWFLPLTVAVAGLTWLVSGSAVRAVAVLVVATPCPLLLAAPVAVVSGLSRASRRGVVIRDGGALENLGRARTLLLDKTGTLTGGRPRVLDVIATHGWQPSQVLRLAASLDQYSPHVLARALVDEARERGLRLSVPSDMSEEPGRGAVGTVAGRRMCVGRLDLGVDKPTWARAADNRAVLDGAAVVWLSVDGHPVGAVLLRDPLRHDAPRTLRRLRAAGIERLVMLTGDRAEPAREVGAVLGLDEVRAGLSPADKVAAVRAERDRAVTVMVGDGVNDAPALAAADIGVAMGARGSTASSEAADIVLTADRVDRLADAVTIAVRSRRIAVQSALGGMALSLAAMAAAALGLLPPAAGALLQEGIDVAVILNALRALGDDRASRTALQPSTAALIHRFAAEHDDLQYVLETVRGAADRLSDGPGPEALAAVREVHRLLTERLLPHEHAEEHELYPALASALGGPEATATMSRAHVEIDRLAHRIATHLTLAGPEGHLAPEQLDDLRACLYGLHTVLRLHFTQEEENYFSLAQ, encoded by the coding sequence ATGCCGGCCCTGGAGTCGCTGCTGCTGGCCGACACCCTGGTCGCGTTGACGGTCGGGGGCGCCTTCCGGCTGGCGGGCGCCACCGATCTCGCCGACCTGTGCTGGGCCCTGGGCACCATCGTCGCCGTCGGGCCCGCGGTGGGCTGGGTGCTGGGCGCCCTCAGGCGCGGTCAGGCCGGCGTCGACCTGATCGCGGTCCTGGCGCTGGCCGGCACGCTCGCGGTCGGCGAGTACCTGGCGGGATCGCTGATCGCGCTGATGCTCGCCTCGGGCCGCACGCTGGAGGCGGCCGCCCGGCGGCGGGCCTCGCACGATCTGCGCGCCCTGCTGGAGCACGCGCCCCGCACCGCCAGGCGCCGCACCGGCACCGAGGTGCGCATGGTGCCGTTGGGCGAGGTGGCGGTCGGCGATCTCCTCGTCGTCGGGCCCGGCGAAGTCGTCCCCGTCGACGGGATCGTGGTCCGGGACCCGGCCGTGCTCGACGAGTCGGTGCTCACCGGTGAGCCGCTGGCCGTGCGGCGGGCGCCGGGCCGCTCGGTGCGCAGCGGCGCCGTCAACGCGGGCGGTGCCTTCGAGCTGCGTGCGTCGGCGACGGAGCGGGACAGCACGTACGCGGGGATCGTTCGGCTGGCCCGGCAGGCCGGGGCGCAGTCCGCGCCGGTGGTCCGGCTGGCCGACCGGTACGCGGCCTGGTTCCTGCCGCTCACCGTGGCCGTGGCGGGGCTGACCTGGCTGGTCAGCGGATCCGCCGTGCGGGCGGTGGCGGTGCTGGTGGTCGCCACGCCGTGCCCGCTGCTGCTGGCCGCGCCGGTGGCGGTCGTCTCCGGGCTGTCACGGGCCTCGCGCCGCGGGGTGGTGATCCGGGACGGCGGGGCGCTGGAGAACCTCGGCCGGGCCCGCACGCTGCTGCTCGACAAGACGGGGACGCTCACCGGCGGACGCCCGCGGGTGCTGGACGTGATCGCGACGCACGGCTGGCAGCCGTCGCAGGTGCTGCGGCTGGCCGCCTCCCTGGACCAGTACTCGCCGCATGTGCTGGCGCGGGCCCTCGTCGACGAGGCCCGTGAGCGCGGTCTGCGCCTGTCCGTGCCCTCGGACATGTCCGAGGAACCCGGCCGCGGGGCCGTGGGCACCGTCGCCGGACGCCGGATGTGCGTGGGCCGCCTGGACCTGGGGGTCGACAAGCCCACCTGGGCCCGCGCGGCGGACAACCGAGCCGTCCTGGACGGGGCGGCGGTCGTCTGGCTCAGTGTGGACGGCCACCCGGTCGGGGCCGTGCTGCTGCGCGATCCGCTGCGTCACGACGCGCCGCGCACGCTGCGCCGGCTGCGCGCGGCGGGCATCGAACGGCTCGTGATGCTCACCGGCGACCGTGCCGAGCCCGCCCGCGAGGTCGGCGCCGTGCTCGGTCTCGACGAGGTGCGCGCCGGCCTCTCCCCGGCCGACAAGGTCGCCGCGGTGCGCGCCGAACGCGACCGCGCCGTCACCGTGATGGTCGGCGACGGCGTCAATGACGCGCCCGCGCTCGCCGCCGCCGACATCGGAGTGGCGATGGGCGCCCGCGGCTCCACGGCGTCCTCCGAGGCCGCCGACATCGTGCTGACCGCCGACCGGGTGGACCGCCTGGCCGACGCGGTCACCATCGCCGTACGGTCCCGGCGCATCGCGGTGCAGAGCGCGCTCGGCGGGATGGCCCTGTCGCTGGCCGCGATGGCCGCCGCGGCCCTCGGCCTGCTTCCGCCGGCCGCCGGCGCCCTGCTCCAGGAGGGCATCGACGTCGCCGTGATCCTCAACGCGCTGCGCGCGCTGGGCGACGACCGGGCGTCCCGCACGGCGCTCCAGCCGTCCACGGCGGCGCTGATCCACCGCTTCGCGGCCGAGCACGACGACCTCCAGTACGTGCTGGAGACCGTGCGCGGCGCCGCCGACCGGCTCTCGGACGGCCCCGGGCCCGAGGCTCTCGCGGCCGTACGGGAGGTGCACCGCCTCCTAACCGAGCGGCTGTTGCCGCACGAGCACGCCGAGGAGCACGAGCTCTATCCGGCTCTCGCGTCCGCGCTCGGCGGCCCCGAGGCCACGGCGACGATGAGCAGGGCCCACGTCGAGATCGACCGTCTCGCCCACCGCATCGCCACCCACCTGACGCTGGCCGGCCCCGAAGGGCACCTGGCCCCGGAGCAGCTGGACGACCTGCGTGCCTGTCTGTACGGGCTGCACACGGTGCTGCGGCTGCACTTCACGCAAGAAGAAGAGAACTACTTCTCCCTCGCGCAATGA